From Shewanella psychrophila, a single genomic window includes:
- a CDS encoding TonB-dependent siderophore receptor, translated as MFKLSTTSIAVMAAMTIIPAQAHEKGSGEIERISVTGTKSVISSHGSAMKMETSQLDTAGTVAVYDSSLMEAQKAQTLGDVLKNDASVSAGNTRRNRERFYMRGFVLEPDQSYLRDGQFHLSRYSQPIELYERIEVLKGTGALLYGKSTPAGLINLVTKKADKDEFKFSIQHEFGSFGHSKSTLDVAGALNESGTIRARSILSKSHKDGWREYKDGSKAESERFVGALMLEGDISDDTTITFNYDKTDDDGKLDMGALHLKNKKTGEHELIGKRGYIWDMPWAKRKSDVENIGFTVNSNLSDDWSFNTGVNKQIHERRTLESMYGKVQGVDLEKKQYSLRGRDTFEKFAVLTGYFDLKGEFDTGGINHRMVIGTNFIDYSRTGKQMSMKIKNKVSWDAPAIINRPDELDYRNGKDMAKLARKSYGVYVQDQIELNDQWHVIAGVRLDREETDTSTQNNILPKLGVIYHPTDNTSIYTTYSESFEPKDPIMNSDDVNYGKSLDAERGESFEIGAKGEFLDGALYLSTALFNIEQNNKVITDKTGKHPETTQAGSVRHRGIEFSAEGQLTNDLSLLTSMMYIDAKIIKDPRFEGNLSRDVPKFSASTWLSYSLTDDTKLSAGAVYVGERYGDPANEFLKDGYVKVDLGLSHTVNLGSDHAAIVRFTVDNLFDADYLKGGCTNNANFGDGRAFKASLEYKF; from the coding sequence ATGTTTAAACTAAGCACTACTTCTATTGCTGTGATGGCCGCAATGACGATTATTCCTGCCCAAGCACATGAGAAGGGATCCGGTGAGATAGAGAGAATTAGCGTAACAGGAACTAAAAGCGTCATATCCAGCCATGGGTCGGCCATGAAGATGGAAACCAGTCAATTAGACACTGCAGGTACAGTTGCCGTGTACGATTCTAGTTTGATGGAAGCGCAAAAGGCTCAGACTCTTGGCGATGTGCTTAAAAACGATGCCAGCGTATCTGCAGGTAACACACGACGTAATCGCGAGCGTTTCTATATGCGTGGTTTTGTACTGGAACCAGATCAAAGTTATTTGCGCGATGGTCAGTTCCATTTATCACGCTACTCGCAACCTATCGAGCTCTATGAGCGTATTGAAGTGCTAAAAGGCACAGGTGCCCTACTCTACGGAAAATCTACCCCTGCGGGCCTGATTAACCTCGTCACCAAAAAAGCAGATAAAGACGAATTTAAATTTAGCATTCAACATGAGTTTGGCTCATTCGGTCACTCTAAATCTACTCTTGATGTTGCAGGAGCCCTTAATGAGAGCGGCACAATAAGAGCTCGAAGCATTTTATCTAAATCTCATAAGGATGGATGGCGAGAATACAAAGATGGTTCTAAAGCTGAGTCAGAGCGATTTGTCGGGGCGTTAATGCTTGAGGGTGATATAAGTGACGATACAACTATCACATTCAACTATGACAAAACAGATGATGACGGCAAGCTAGATATGGGCGCTCTTCACCTTAAAAATAAAAAAACAGGTGAGCATGAGCTAATTGGTAAGCGCGGGTATATTTGGGATATGCCATGGGCCAAACGAAAGTCTGACGTTGAAAACATCGGGTTTACTGTTAATTCAAATCTTAGCGATGATTGGTCATTTAACACGGGTGTGAACAAACAAATCCATGAGCGTAGAACCCTAGAAAGCATGTACGGCAAAGTTCAGGGCGTTGATCTAGAGAAAAAACAATACTCATTGCGTGGTCGAGACACGTTTGAAAAGTTTGCAGTATTAACTGGATATTTCGATCTTAAAGGTGAGTTTGATACTGGCGGTATCAATCATAGAATGGTGATTGGTACCAACTTTATTGATTACTCCCGCACTGGCAAACAGATGAGCATGAAGATTAAAAATAAGGTGAGCTGGGATGCTCCAGCCATCATCAATAGGCCTGACGAACTAGATTATCGTAACGGTAAAGACATGGCTAAGCTTGCCAGAAAATCATATGGTGTTTACGTACAAGATCAGATTGAGCTGAACGACCAGTGGCATGTGATAGCGGGTGTTAGACTCGACAGAGAAGAGACTGACACATCAACACAAAACAATATCCTGCCTAAGCTAGGTGTTATCTATCATCCAACAGATAACACATCGATCTATACGACTTATAGCGAAAGCTTTGAGCCTAAAGATCCTATTATGAATTCCGACGATGTTAACTATGGTAAATCGCTTGACGCTGAACGTGGCGAATCATTTGAGATTGGCGCTAAAGGTGAGTTCTTAGACGGTGCCCTATACCTCTCGACAGCGTTATTCAATATTGAGCAAAACAACAAAGTTATAACTGATAAGACTGGCAAGCACCCAGAGACAACTCAGGCAGGCTCTGTGCGCCATAGAGGTATTGAGTTCTCTGCAGAAGGCCAGCTTACTAATGACCTATCTCTGTTAACCTCAATGATGTATATCGACGCCAAGATAATTAAAGATCCGCGTTTTGAAGGAAACCTTTCTAGAGATGTACCTAAGTTCTCGGCCAGTACTTGGCTAAGTTACAGCCTTACCGATGATACTAAGTTATCGGCTGGTGCCGTTTATGTGGGTGAACGATATGGCGATCCTGCTAATGAATTTTTGAAAGACGGTTATGTAAAAGTAGATCTGGGGCTAAGCCATACGGTCAATTTAGGAAGCGATCATGCTGCTATTGTAAGATTTACGGTCGATAATTTATTTGACGCAGACTATCTAAAAGGAGGCTGTACCAACAATGCTAATTTTGGTGATGGCAGAGCTTTTAAAGCATCACTTGAATATAAGTTCTAA
- a CDS encoding PliI family lysozyme inhibitor of I-type lysozyme has protein sequence MNLQQAEDPSTKQLVREKNSFQVYVTKVELASGYTLVVSEGLLEPRSIGSVTVKLYRDLTLGDFVSAVSFSRDGTIFESVLVENATNKQQLSITTVTAGSGNYQTSQFICIQGEKMSLC, from the coding sequence GTGAATCTTCAGCAGGCAGAAGATCCGTCTACAAAACAGCTTGTGAGGGAGAAAAATTCTTTCCAAGTTTATGTAACTAAAGTTGAGCTGGCATCAGGTTACACCTTAGTGGTGTCCGAAGGGCTATTGGAGCCGAGATCGATAGGAAGTGTTACCGTAAAACTGTATCGGGATTTAACCCTAGGAGACTTTGTTTCGGCAGTCTCATTCTCCCGAGATGGGACCATATTCGAGTCGGTACTGGTTGAGAATGCTACGAACAAGCAACAGCTGTCAATTACCACTGTCACTGCAGGAAGTGGAAACTATCAAACTAGCCAATTCATCTGTATCCAAGGTGAGAAAATGAGTCTTTGCTAG
- a CDS encoding MarR family winged helix-turn-helix transcriptional regulator, giving the protein MKHYESLGYLVSHLNIDLQNALDEKLKRYQLDIKLWPVLFALWQEEGITQTELSKRCDVANYTMTRLLDQLQSQGLIHRHQEADNRRAFQIFLTDIGKALEQDLICEAERVNDNFLVNLSEDEQASFVLMLNKINRFPT; this is encoded by the coding sequence TTGAAACATTATGAAAGTCTTGGTTACTTGGTATCTCACTTGAATATTGATCTTCAAAATGCACTAGATGAGAAACTCAAACGATACCAACTCGATATTAAGCTTTGGCCAGTTCTTTTTGCCCTTTGGCAAGAGGAGGGGATAACACAAACTGAATTATCAAAGCGCTGTGATGTAGCTAACTACACCATGACTAGACTATTAGACCAACTCCAATCACAAGGGTTAATACATCGCCACCAAGAAGCCGATAATCGTCGTGCCTTTCAGATTTTTTTAACCGATATAGGCAAGGCTCTGGAACAAGATTTAATCTGTGAAGCCGAAAGGGTCAATGATAATTTTCTGGTAAACTTGTCGGAAGATGAGCAAGCGTCTTTTGTCCTCATGCTCAATAAGATTAATCGCTTTCCTACCTGA
- a CDS encoding Leu/Phe/Val dehydrogenase: MAVFNHISFDDHEQVVFCQDKESGLKAIIAIHNTNLGPAVGGCRMWNYESDDEALNDVLRLSRGMTYKNALAGLTMGGGKSVIIADPKLQDREALFRAFGRCIDALGGKYYSAEDVGVSTKDIMIAHEETPYMAGLEGKSGDPSPFTALGTYLGIKAAAKHKLGVDSLKGLKISVQGVGHVGYYLCRHLHQEGAELIVTDIHQASLDKAAAEFGAIVVAPQDIYHQDVDIYAPCALGATINDTTIPLLKASIVAGCANNQLAEARHGEKLKEMGVLYAPDYVINAGGIINVSFEKDYDASISTKKVEEIYNTLMTIFNASDAQDRTTASVADEMARKIIEAAKK; encoded by the coding sequence GTGGCTGTATTTAATCATATCTCTTTCGACGATCATGAACAGGTCGTATTTTGTCAAGACAAAGAAAGTGGCTTAAAAGCCATCATTGCCATTCATAACACCAATCTTGGACCGGCCGTTGGCGGTTGTAGAATGTGGAATTATGAGTCAGATGACGAGGCATTAAACGATGTGTTACGCCTATCACGTGGCATGACCTATAAGAACGCCCTCGCGGGGCTCACCATGGGTGGCGGTAAGTCTGTCATCATCGCAGACCCTAAACTTCAAGACCGTGAAGCCCTCTTTCGCGCCTTTGGTCGCTGTATCGACGCTCTGGGTGGTAAATATTACTCCGCAGAGGATGTCGGGGTATCGACAAAAGACATCATGATCGCCCATGAAGAAACGCCTTACATGGCGGGACTCGAAGGAAAGAGCGGTGATCCATCGCCCTTCACCGCACTAGGAACTTATTTAGGCATAAAAGCAGCGGCGAAGCATAAGCTAGGTGTCGACTCACTCAAGGGACTCAAGATATCAGTCCAAGGTGTGGGTCATGTTGGCTATTATCTCTGTCGTCACCTACACCAAGAAGGTGCAGAGCTCATCGTCACTGACATACATCAGGCTTCTCTAGATAAAGCTGCTGCCGAATTTGGTGCCATAGTCGTTGCTCCTCAAGATATTTATCATCAAGATGTCGATATTTATGCGCCTTGTGCACTGGGTGCTACCATCAACGACACTACAATCCCACTGCTTAAAGCCAGCATAGTCGCAGGTTGTGCCAATAATCAGTTAGCCGAAGCACGTCACGGCGAGAAGCTGAAAGAAATGGGAGTTCTTTATGCACCTGATTATGTTATCAATGCCGGTGGCATCATCAATGTCTCTTTCGAAAAAGACTATGATGCAAGCATATCAACGAAGAAAGTCGAAGAAATCTACAACACCTTGATGACGATTTTTAACGCATCAGATGCACAAGATCGCACAACCGCTTCTGTTGCCGATGAGATGGCACGCAAGATCATCGAAGCGGCAAAAAAATAG
- a CDS encoding IS3 family transposase (programmed frameshift), which yields MTKKSRPTYSAEFRLEAAQLVVDQNYSVTEAAKVMGVSKSGMDKWVRQLKQERKGLSPKASPMTHEQIEIRELKKKIDRLEEHNTIFKKGYSSLDVRLPEQFSLVEKLKQSHTVKRICEVFGLHRSSYKYWCGRVKNISPGRVKLYSLVREAHAASNGSAGARSIAEIVTAKGTSLSRYRASKLMKQLGLVSCQLPKHSYKRADSEHVEIPNHLSRQFQVTEPNQVWCGDVTYIWTGNRWAYLAVVIDLFARKAIGWSMSFSPDSTLTGKALSMAFESRGRPQALMFHSDQGCHYTSRQYRQLLWRYQIKQSLSRRGNCWDNAPMERFFRSLKTEWVPSTGYSSFTEAKASIINYIVGYYSQVRPHQYNGGLTPNESERRFCLTYKTVAKKG from the exons ATGACAAAGAAATCTAGACCCACATATAGCGCAGAGTTTCGACTTGAAGCGGCGCAGCTAGTTGTTGACCAAAACTATTCAGTGACTGAAGCGGCCAAGGTCATGGGCGTGAGCAAATCAGGAATGGATAAGTGGGTTAGACAGCTTAAACAGGAGCGTAAAGGGCTCTCCCCTAAAGCCTCTCCAATGACACACGAGCAGATTGAAATCCGTGAGCTAAAGAAGAAAATTGACCGTCTCGAGGAGCACAATACTATTT TTAAAAAAGGCTACAGCTCTCTTGATGTCAGACTCCCTGAACAGTTCTCGTTAGTCGAGAAGCTCAAGCAGAGCCATACAGTAAAGCGTATTTGTGAAGTGTTCGGGCTTCATCGCAGTAGCTATAAGTATTGGTGTGGCCGCGTGAAAAATATTTCACCAGGAAGAGTTAAATTATACAGCCTAGTGAGAGAAGCCCACGCTGCTAGTAACGGCTCTGCGGGCGCTAGGAGCATCGCTGAGATAGTGACAGCTAAAGGCACTAGCTTAAGCCGTTATCGAGCGAGTAAGCTAATGAAACAGCTCGGGTTAGTGAGTTGCCAACTTCCTAAGCATAGCTATAAAAGAGCGGACAGCGAGCATGTTGAAATACCCAACCATTTGTCGCGTCAGTTTCAAGTCACTGAGCCGAATCAAGTGTGGTGTGGCGACGTGACTTATATCTGGACAGGTAATCGATGGGCTTACTTAGCAGTGGTTATTGACTTGTTTGCTCGAAAGGCAATTGGCTGGTCAATGTCATTTTCACCAGATAGTACCTTAACGGGAAAAGCGTTATCAATGGCTTTTGAGTCAAGAGGAAGACCGCAGGCACTGATGTTTCATAGCGACCAAGGTTGTCACTATACCAGTCGACAATATCGTCAACTACTTTGGCGATACCAAATAAAACAGAGTTTAAGCCGTCGAGGAAACTGCTGGGATAATGCACCTATGGAGCGATTCTTTAGAAGCTTAAAGACTGAATGGGTCCCCTCTACGGGCTACAGCAGCTTCACTGAAGCCAAGGCATCAATCATTAACTATATAGTTGGATACTATA
- a CDS encoding DUF1285 domain-containing protein: MSKKTENSKVEGVDIALKQLRQGNALCMETVLFHIDNQGQWFYQNESLPTKFARLFSSILHCIEQEYFLITPVEKLKVSVESVPLIIVDYQALESGSFELVTSLETQFDIEGINSFTIVEDGVFVELSNGLAAKLGRACYYRFVEEYVLE; encoded by the coding sequence ATGAGCAAAAAAACAGAAAATAGCAAGGTTGAGGGAGTCGATATTGCATTGAAGCAATTGAGGCAAGGTAATGCCTTATGTATGGAAACGGTTTTATTTCATATCGATAACCAAGGGCAGTGGTTTTACCAAAATGAATCTCTGCCAACAAAGTTTGCGCGTCTGTTCAGTAGTATTTTGCACTGTATCGAGCAAGAGTACTTTCTGATCACACCCGTTGAGAAACTTAAGGTATCGGTGGAATCAGTTCCTCTCATTATCGTTGATTATCAAGCGCTAGAAAGCGGAAGTTTTGAGCTGGTGACAAGTCTCGAGACCCAGTTTGATATCGAAGGAATAAATTCATTTACAATAGTGGAAGACGGCGTCTTCGTTGAGTTGTCTAATGGGCTAGCAGCTAAACTCGGTAGGGCCTGTTATTATCGATTCGTAGAAGAATACGTTCTGGAGTGA
- a CDS encoding DUF4826 family protein: MTEQAVDQTPALTAEQQEELRQEWIREHFQKANHFLAEKGVIPSKVIADESRYLAPYVAVWKMESKQPKKQTFWVMSGDLPSDYVDVKVAATARDALRHFSMMWQLKAENLQKSGATNEPTQAKFAQLLVSRAESLYHIHNDEKLWG, translated from the coding sequence ATGACGGAACAAGCAGTCGATCAAACTCCAGCGCTAACAGCAGAACAACAAGAAGAACTTAGGCAAGAGTGGATCAGAGAACATTTTCAAAAGGCGAACCACTTCTTAGCTGAAAAGGGCGTTATACCTAGTAAGGTCATTGCAGATGAGAGCCGTTATCTAGCCCCATATGTTGCGGTTTGGAAGATGGAGTCTAAGCAACCTAAGAAGCAGACGTTTTGGGTAATGTCAGGCGATCTTCCCTCGGATTATGTTGATGTGAAAGTGGCGGCAACGGCGCGAGATGCTCTACGTCATTTCTCTATGATGTGGCAATTAAAAGCCGAAAATTTACAAAAAAGTGGGGCTACAAATGAGCCGACTCAAGCCAAGTTTGCCCAACTTTTGGTATCAAGGGCCGAAAGCTTGTATCACATTCATAACGATGAAAAACTCTGGGGCTAA